The following are encoded together in the Streptomyces rapamycinicus NRRL 5491 genome:
- a CDS encoding bifunctional glycosyltransferase/CDP-glycerol:glycerophosphate glycerophosphotransferase: MPRFSVIVPAYEVQPYLSDCLRSVLEQDFTDLELVAVDDHSPDACGSIIDEAAERDPRVRAVHLAENAGLGRARNAGIRRATGDYLLFLDGDDTLAPGSLRAIADRLARTGEPQVLVFDYARVDWTDDVVRNVRAELLREGDPGRVRQVFRLDQRPELLRLLMVAWNKAYRRDFVRAEGFAFPPGFYEDTPWTFPVLLSARSIAVLDRVCVHYRQRRRGGILRTTSRRHLDVFDQYDRVFRFLDTRPELAHWRPALFRRMVDHLCVIAAAPDRLPVRARAEFFRRAGAHHRRYRPYGAAAPPGRARWRCLLLRLGAGHAYQLLRGGDRVWRSVHERARAAYGQARAAALWLHYRVQLCLPPDPRLAVFAAYWHKGYACHPAAIEAKARELVPGVRTAWITTPEYAHTLPPGVRRLHPGSAAYWTALARARFLVNNVNFTPGMRKRPGQIHLQTHHGTPLKHMGLDLRDRPAAARGMDFGKLLERVDRWDYSLSANRHTTLVWERVYPSGYTTLPYGSPRDDVFQHATGDDVARLRARLGIPAGTVAVLYAPTHRDYQRRPVPRLDPERVARALGPGFTLLVRPHYFHAPHYFHAPDGAMGSAGGRVLDVSGHGRVEELCLAADALLTDYSSIMFDYANLDRPIVIHADDWDAYRAARGTYFDITAAPPGPVSRTEDELIALFATGAWCGPRSAALRAAFRARFCPYDDGRAAERVVRRVFLGEHPELLPPVVPLAERRPAPAAVSTIAHGPDRPVEARPAPRAGVVCTPPAAPPAAAPAPAASLPHRSRPTGPH; the protein is encoded by the coding sequence GTGCCCCGGTTCAGCGTCATCGTGCCCGCATACGAGGTCCAGCCGTATCTGAGTGACTGTCTGCGGTCCGTGCTGGAGCAGGACTTCACGGACCTGGAGCTGGTCGCGGTCGATGACCACTCTCCGGACGCCTGTGGCTCGATCATCGATGAGGCCGCCGAGCGGGACCCGCGGGTGCGGGCCGTGCATCTGGCGGAGAACGCGGGGCTCGGGCGGGCACGGAACGCCGGGATCCGGCGGGCCACCGGGGACTATCTGCTCTTTCTCGACGGGGATGACACCCTCGCCCCCGGCTCGCTGCGCGCCATCGCCGACCGGCTGGCCCGGACCGGCGAGCCGCAGGTGCTGGTCTTCGACTACGCGCGGGTGGACTGGACGGATGACGTCGTGCGGAACGTCCGGGCCGAGTTGCTCCGGGAGGGGGATCCCGGACGCGTCCGGCAGGTCTTCCGGCTCGATCAGCGGCCGGAGCTGCTGCGGCTGCTGATGGTCGCCTGGAACAAGGCGTACCGCCGGGACTTCGTCCGCGCGGAGGGCTTCGCCTTTCCGCCCGGGTTCTACGAGGACACGCCCTGGACCTTTCCGGTGCTGCTCAGCGCTCGGTCCATCGCCGTCCTGGACCGGGTGTGCGTCCACTACCGGCAGCGGCGGCGCGGCGGGATCCTGCGCACCACCAGCCGGCGCCACCTCGATGTGTTCGACCAGTACGACCGGGTGTTCCGGTTTCTCGACACCCGGCCCGAACTGGCCCACTGGCGCCCGGCGCTGTTCCGGCGGATGGTCGACCACCTCTGCGTGATCGCCGCCGCGCCGGACCGGCTGCCGGTGCGGGCCCGGGCCGAGTTCTTCCGCCGGGCGGGCGCGCACCACCGGCGCTACCGGCCGTACGGCGCGGCCGCCCCACCCGGGCGCGCCCGGTGGCGGTGTCTGCTGCTCCGGCTGGGGGCCGGCCATGCGTATCAGCTGCTGCGGGGTGGCGATCGGGTGTGGCGGAGTGTCCACGAACGCGCCCGCGCGGCGTACGGGCAGGCGCGCGCCGCCGCGTTGTGGCTGCATTACCGGGTGCAGCTGTGCCTCCCTCCCGATCCCCGGCTCGCCGTCTTCGCCGCGTACTGGCACAAGGGCTATGCCTGCCACCCGGCGGCCATCGAGGCGAAGGCGCGCGAGCTGGTGCCGGGGGTGCGCACCGCCTGGATCACCACCCCCGAGTACGCCCACACCCTGCCGCCCGGGGTGCGTCGGCTGCACCCGGGCTCGGCCGCGTACTGGACCGCGCTGGCCCGCGCCCGCTTCCTCGTCAACAACGTCAACTTCACGCCGGGGATGCGGAAACGGCCCGGGCAGATCCATCTCCAGACCCACCACGGCACCCCGCTCAAGCACATGGGCCTGGATCTGCGCGACCGTCCGGCCGCCGCCCGCGGCATGGACTTCGGCAAGCTGCTGGAGCGGGTGGACCGCTGGGACTACAGCCTCTCCGCCAACCGCCACACCACCCTGGTCTGGGAGCGGGTCTACCCCTCCGGCTACACCACGCTCCCCTACGGCTCGCCGCGCGACGACGTCTTCCAGCACGCCACCGGGGACGACGTGGCCCGGCTGCGCGCCCGGCTCGGCATCCCCGCGGGCACCGTGGCCGTGCTGTACGCGCCGACCCACCGCGACTACCAGCGCCGCCCCGTGCCGCGGCTGGACCCGGAGCGGGTGGCCCGCGCGCTGGGGCCCGGGTTCACGCTGCTGGTCAGGCCGCACTACTTCCACGCCCCGCACTACTTCCACGCTCCGGACGGGGCCATGGGGAGCGCCGGCGGCCGGGTGCTCGACGTCTCGGGGCACGGCCGGGTGGAGGAGCTGTGCCTGGCGGCGGACGCGCTGCTGACGGACTACTCGTCCATCATGTTCGACTACGCCAACCTCGACCGCCCCATCGTCATCCACGCCGACGACTGGGACGCCTATCGCGCCGCCCGAGGCACCTACTTCGACATCACCGCCGCCCCGCCCGGCCCGGTCTCCCGCACCGAGGACGAGCTGATCGCCCTCTTCGCCACGGGCGCCTGGTGCGGTCCGCGCTCGGCCGCGCTGCGCGCCGCGTTCCGGGCCCGCTTCTGTCCGTACGACGACGGGCGGGCGGCCGAACGCGTGGTGCGCCGGGTGTTCCTCGGCGAGCACCCCGAACTGCTGCCGCCCGTCGTCCCGCTCGCCGAGCGCCGTCCCGCCCCCGCCGCCGTAAGCACCATCGCGCACGGTCCCGACCGGCCCGTCGAGGCCCGGCCGGCGCCACGGGCCGGGGTCGTGTGCACCCCGCCCGCCGCGCCGCCGGCCGCTGCCCCCGCACCCGCCGCCTCACTCCCCCACCGGAGCCGCCCCACTGGCCCCCACTAG